TCCGGACAATCTGCCGATGGAAGACCGTAACTTCGAAGCCATGCTCGTATGGATGGATGAAGAAGCGATGGATATGTCCAAACAGTTTTATATCAAACATACGACAAACCTGACGCGTGCGCGTGTAGACAGTATCCGTTATAAGGTAAATGTCAATACGATGGAGCAGTTATCAATTGATAATGGACAATTGACAATTGACAATTTGCCGATGAAACTGAATGAGATTGCCCGCGTTGTATTCACTACCGGAAAACCCTTGTTCTTCGACCCTTACCAAAAGAATAAACAGACAGGTGCATTCATCCTGATCGACCCGATCACCAATAACACGTCGGCTGTCGGAATGATCATCGACCGGGTGGATGCGAAAGATATGGTAACGGAAGATGCACTGGCAGTGCTGAACCTGCCTGAACTCGGAATAGGTGAAGAGCATTACGGTGCGATTCGTACGATATGTAAAGAATTGGAGCGCCAGGGTGTTCCTGTGAAATGTATAACTGAAAAGAAATAATGTATGGGGTTGCTGGAATTTGATAAATTGCCAATCAATACGCTGGTTGGTGCGGACTGGAAAACGTTCAAGGCTGTGACAGCCGATAAAACGATCGACAAAGGTTTTCGCAACAAGTATTATCTGACAAAATCGGTATGCCGTCTGCTTAGTTTACTGCAACCTTTTGAAGATGCCCGTTATCGTAAGATCGCGGACAAGCCGCTGGAAATGGACCCGGTATTCATCCTGGGCCATTGGCGTAGCGGTACGACATTTGTACACAACGTATTTTCGTGTGACAAGCATTTCGGCTACAATACCACCTATCAGACGGTATTTCCAAATCTGATGCTTTGGGGGCAACCTTTCTTCAAGAAGAATATGTCATTCTTGATGCCCGACAAACGCCCGACCGACAATATGGAGTTGAAGGTCGACCTTCCGCAGGAAGAGGAGTTTGCTCTGGCGAATATGATGCCGTATACGTATTATAATTTTTGGTTTTTCCCAAAGCATATGCTGGAGTATTGCGACCGCTACCTCTTGTTTGACAATGCTACGGAAGAAGAATTGAAAATATTCAAGGAAACATTCCTGAAACTTGTCAAGATCTCGCTTTGGAATACGCACGGTTCACAGTTCCTGAGTAAGAACCCGCCGCATACCGGACGTGTAAAGACGTTGCTGGAGATGTTTCCGAATGCCAAATTTATTTATTTGAAGCGCAATCCTTATACCGTATTTGAAAGTACACGCAGTTTCTTTACAAATACGATACAGCCGCTTCGTTTGCAGGATATCACTAATGAACAGATTGAAAGCAATCTTATCGAAGTATACCGCCGCTTGTTCTACAAATTTGAAGAACAGAAAGGGCTGATCCCTGAAGGTAACCTGGTAGAAGTCAAATTCGAGGATTTCGAACAGGATGCTTATGCCATGACCGAAGATATTTACCGTAAATTAAACCTGCCGGGTTTTGAAGCGTCTAAGGACGAAATCGGAAAATATCTGGGTAAGAAGAAGGGATATAAGAAGAACCAGTACAAATACGACGACCGTACGGTGAAGATCGTGGAAGAGAACTGGGGAATGGCTCTGAAAGAGTGGGGGTATTCATTATAATTGTCAATTGATAATTAACAATTGACAATTAAAAAGAAGGTAACGGTATGAGTCCTATAAAGAATATATTATTATTTTTGTTTGCGGGCAGTCAGCTATCCACGATGGCCGGACAAGAAAAGGTAGTCCCTTTTGCGTTTGGCGATATGGATCAATGGGTTGTCCGTGAGATCCAGGAATCCGGGATCATCGGAGGTAACAAAAAACACCTTTACGAACTGGGACCGACAGATACGATCGTCGGTAATATCGCTTATCATAACAAGGGAGGCTCACCTTGGGCAAACTCCAATGTGATGGCGAAAGTAGCCGGAGTTGTAAAGACGAACACTTCTGTTTTCCCTGAAAAGAGGGACGACGGCTGGTGTGCTCGTTTGGAGACACGTATGGAAAGTGTGAAAGTGTTCGGCCTGGTCGATATCGAAGTCGTTGCAGCCGGTTCTGTTTTTCTTGGTACGGTGCATGAGCCGATCAAAGGGACAAAGAATCCGCAGAGCATGTTGAACAGCGGCGTTCCTTTTACGAAAAAGCCGAAAGCGATCCGTTTTGACTACAAGGTCAAGTCGGCACCGGAAAAGGATCGTATCCGTAGTACGGGATTCAGCCGTAAGTCGAAAGTGGCAGGGCAGGATTCTATTGCAGCCATTCTGTTTTTGCAGAAACGCTGGGAAGATAAGGAAGGAAATGTATATGCCAAACGTGTCGGAACCATGGTGCAGCGTTATATCTCATCGACAGACGGCTGGGTGAACGATGCCACTTATCCGATCATGTATGGAAATATCTCTTCCCATCCTGATTTCGAACCGTACATGCGCATACAGGTTGAAGAACGTTATACGATGAACAGCCAGGGGAAAAGTGTCCCGATTCAGGAGATCGGCTGGGCGGAAGAAGATGAAGAACCTACTCATATGGTTCTGCAGTTCACTTCCAGCCACGGTGGTGCCTATATCGGTTCTCCGGGTAATACGTTTTGGATTGATAATGTAAAACTAATATATTAACAAATTGACAATTGATAATGGACAATTGACAATTATTTGTCAGTACTTCCATTGTCAATTGTCAATTATCAATTGTCAATTGAAATGATTGAGGCAAAGATTAAAGCACTTCGTGATGAGCTGGAGCAACATAATTACAATTATTATGTACTTTCCGCACCGACTATATCAGACCGTGAGTTTGATGAGAAGATGAAAGAATTACAGGCATTGGAGGAAGCCCATCCTGAATTTGCCGATCCGCATTCACCTACGCAACGGGTAGGAAGCGACTTGTCGAAAGAATTCGAGCAGGTCGTACACCAATATCCGATGCTTTCTTTGGGGAACACCTATTCTGAAGAAGAGATACGTGATTTCTATGAGCGGACAGAACGTGCTTTGAACGAGCCTTTTGAGATTGTTGCCGAACTGAAATATGACGGTACTTCCATCTCTCTGATCTATGAAGACGGACGCCTGGTTCGTGCCGTTACCCGTGGCGACGGAACCCGGGGGGATGATGTGACGGCAAATGTAAAGACGATCCGTTCGGTCCCTTTGAAGTTACGCGGGGAAAATTATCCGGCTAACTTTGAACTCCGCGGAGAGATATTACTTCCGTGGGCGGAGTTCGACCGCCTGAATAAGGAGCGTGAAGAACAGGAAGAACCACTCTTCGCCAACCCGCGTAATGCCGCTTCCGGTACATTGAAACAGCAGAATCCGGCTATCGTGGCTTCACGTAAGCTGGATGCCTATTTCTATTATTTGCTGGGTGAGAACCTCCCTGCCGACGGGCATTATGAGAACTTGCAGATTGCCCGTACCTGGGGATTCAAAATACCGGATGTGATCCGTAAATGTAACAGCTTGCAGGATATCTTCGACTATATCGCTTATTGGGATGTGGAACGGAAGAACCTGCCGGTAGCAACGGACGGTATCGTACTGAAAGTAAACTCACTTCGCCAGCAGAAGAACCTGGGCTTCACAGCTAAGAGTCCGCGCTGGGCGATCGCTTATAAATTCCAGGCGGAGCGGGCGGTAACCCGTCTGAATTTTGTCTCTTTCCAGGTAGGACGAACAGGGGCGGTTACGCCGGTTGCCAATCTGGAGCCTGTATTGCTTGCCGGAACGACCGTGAAACGAGCTTCTTTGCATAATGCGGATATCATAGAAGGACTGGATTTGCATCTGGGCGATAATGTATATGTGGAAAAAGGAGGGGAGATCATCCCGAAGATCGTGGGGGTCGATGTCGATTCCCGTTCGATGTTACTGGGTGCGAAGGTCACTTTCATCAAGACTTGTCCGGAATGCGGTACGCTTTTGTATCGCCCCGAAGGGGAAGCGGCGCACTACTGTCCGAACGAATCCGGCTGTCCTCCACAGATAAAAGGGCGTATCGAACATTTCGTTACTCGTCGGGCGATGAATATAAATATGGGCCCCGAGACAGTAGAGGACTTGTTTGAAGCAGGTCTGGTCAGGAATGTTGCAGACTTGTATACACTGAAGACGGAAGACCTGTTGAGCCTGGAACGTTGGGCGGAGAAGAGTGCCCGTAATTTGATGGCAAGCCTGGAAGAATCCAAACAGGTTCCTTTTGAACGTGTATTGTTCGGATTGGGCATTCGTTATGTCGGTGAGACGGTGGCTAAACGTCTGGCTTCGGCTTTTCATTCGATGGAGCAATTGAAGGATGCTTCGTTGGAGGCACTGACGGAGGTGGACGAGATCGGTGAACGTATCGCACGCAGTGTGGTCGATTATTTTGCCGATGAAGACAATCGTATATTGGTTGCCCGCCTGCAAGTGGCCGGATTACAGATGGCTGTGGCGGAAGAAGTCTTGGCGAACCGTTCTGACAAATTGAAGGGACTGACGATCGTGATCAGTGGAACCTTCTCTCAGCATTCGCGCGACGAATATAAAGCTATGATCGAACAGCATGGCGGAAAGAACAGTGGTTCTGTTTCCGGTAAAACGGATTATATCCTTGCCGGGGATAATATGGGGCCGGCGAAACTGGAAAAGGCAGCTAAGCTGGGAGTAAAGATTATCAACGAGGATGAATTCTTAAATATGTTGGCAGAATGAGATTGACGAACCATTTTATCCGTAAAAAAGTAAAGGAACTGGCTGGACAGGCCGGGAAGCGTCAGAGTCATTTCTGCACTTTGAAGGATGCCCGCCATATTCTGGTTTTGTTCGATGCCGGGGATAGCAGCGTCGTCGAGCCTTGTCTTGAAACATTGCGTATGATGCATAAGAATATCAATGTTTGTACGTATGTATCCGGCGATACGGTTCCTGAAGTGAATCCGTCCTACATGGTTGTACACGCTAAGACGGATTTGGATATGTGGTATATACCCCAGGATGCTATACTGAAAAAGTTCTGTGCCTGTGACGCCGATATACTTATCGACCTTACACGTGGAGGTAATTATGTCATGCAATACTTATTGCTGAAGCATCCCGGTACTTTTAAAGTCGGGGCAAGGAGTAGTGAGCTCGATTTGTACGATCTCACTATTTCTGTGACAGAAAACGCTGATATAAAGCATATATTCGGACATATCTTATTTTATTTGCAAACAATCCGCTCCAAATGATATAATTTCGTTATTTTTGCAGTGCCAATTGATAATTGACAATGAACAATGGACAATTGACAATGAAGATATGTCCTTTCTTTCCAATTATCAATTGTCAATTATCAATTGTCAATTAAAAATTATGGCAGACATAAATTTGAAAGGAATGGGTGTGGCTTTGATCACTCCCTTTAAAGAAGACGAAAGTGTGGATTATGATGCGTTAGGCAAACTGGTTGATTACCAGTTGCAGAACGGAACAGATTATTTGGTAGTATTAGGAACTACCGCAGAAACTCCAACCCTCACTGAAGAAGAAAAAAAGAAAATTGTCGATCTTATTGTGACGAAGGTAAATGGACGTATCCCCATTGTTTTAGGCGTGGGCGGAAACTGTACCCGTACGATCGTTGATAAATTAAAGAACGATAACTTCGATGGTATCGACGCGATTTTGTCTGTCGTGCCTTATTATAATAAACCTTCACAGGAAGGTATCTACCAGCATTATAAGGCGATTGCCGAAGCAACCAAACTTCCGATCGTATTATATAACGTACCGGGAAGAACGGGCGTCAATATGAGTGCTGCAACAACACTTCGTATTGCACGTGAATTCAAGAATGTAGTTGCGGTGAAAGAAGCTTCCGGAAATATCACGCAGATGGACGATATCATCAAGAATAAGCCTGCAAACTTTAATGTTATTTCAGGTGACGATGGCATCACCTTCCCGTTGATCACATTGGGGGCTATCGGTGTTATTTCTGTTATCGGTAATGCTTTCCCACGTGAATTCAGCCGTATGGTACGTCTGGCTTTGGCTGGCGATTACGACAATGCCCGTAAAATTCATCATGGTTTCACCGAATTGTTCGAGCTGTTGTTTGTGGATGGTAATCCGGCAGGAGCGAAGAGTATGTTGAATGCCATGGGATTCATTGAAAACAAATTGCGTTTGCCATTGGTGCCGACACGTATCACGACTTTCGAGAAGATCCGTGATGTGTTGCGCCAGTTGAGCATCAAATGCTGATCATTTAAATAACGAAAAGCGGTGACATCGATACTGAATCCGGTGTCACCGCTTTTCGTTATACCATCTGGAGGTAATATTAATTTTCTTCTGCAGGCTGATACAAATATCGTTTGATACTGCGTTTGGGTGTCTTTTCAAATTCTTCCTGATACAGTTTAAAGCAGGAGACCTTGCTGTAGGAAGGCATTTCTGCATTCAGCAGGTCGACGTTTTGCTGCATCAGTTTTTCTATTTCAGAATGCTGGATACCTGCCTTGTCGACCTGCTCCCAGTCCGGATAGATCAGGGCTACCAGTTTACCTCCCTGGGAGATGATCAGTGACTCGGCAACATACAACATATTATTCAAGCGGTCTTCAATCTCTTCCGGGTAAATGTTCTGTCCGTTCGGACCGAGTATCATCGTCTTGCTACGTCCGCGAATATATAGGAAGCCATCGGAGTCAATCGTTCCGAGATCGCCTGTCCGCATCCATCCGTCGCGCATCATAACCGCTTTGGTCGCTTCCGGATTCTTATAATATCCCAACATGACATTCATGCCTCGGACAAGGATCTCGCCGACTTCTTTAGCAGGGTCGGCAGAATCGATACGTACTTCCATCCGGTCGACGATCCGTCCGACGGAACCTTTCTTGAAAGTATCCCATTGCTCGTAAGCAACCAACGGACCGCATTCCGTCATTCCATACCCTACGGTATAACGGAATTTGATCGAACGCAGGAACTCTTCCACCTCTTTATTCAATGCAGCTCCGCCGATAACCACTTCACCGAATTTACCCCCGAAGGAATCGTTCAGCTTCTTGGCAATCGTGTCGAGTACTTTCTGGTCGAGATATGGAACTTTCAGCAATAACTTGATTAGAGGCTTTTCCAGTTCCGGGAATATCTTGTTCTTGACGATTTTCTCAATGATAAGCGGTACGGCAAGTATCAATGCCGGTTTCACACGGGCGAAAGCCTCGGCAATGATCTTCGGGCTGGGCGTACGTGTCAGGAAGTGCACATGGCAACCTTTGTTTACGCAGTTCAGTATCTCGAAAGCCAGGCCGTACATATGCGCCATCGGCAGCATGCAGACCACACTGTCTCCCGGATGGATAAACGGCAGGTTGTCATACGCAAACTGTGTATTGCTCCACAAACTACGGAAAGGGATCATAACCCCTTTGGAGAAGCTGGTGGTCCCGGAGGTATAATTCAATACAGCCAGTTCTTCCGGTTGTTCTGTATGATATTTCACATCAGCAGAAGTAAACGAACGGGGATATTTCTTTCCGAAATATTCATTGATCCTGTCGCGTACCACGCGTACATCCTTGTTCTTACTTTTGATGATGGAGAAATTATCCAGCATCATGAACAGTTTCACATCGGGCATCATCTGTTCGTTCATATTCTCCCAGTTATTTGCTCCTGCCAGGACGGCTTTGGCTCCCGAGTGATTGACGATATGATGGATGTTGTCCGGTTTGAATTCGTGCAGGATCGGGACGGCTACGGCTCCATACGCCAGGATGCCGAAGAAGCAGATCGCCCAGTTGGACGAGTTACGCCCCACCAAAGCCACTTTGTCTCCCTTCTTGATCCCTGCATGTTCGAGTATTATATGAAATTTTTCTATACGGCGGGCCACATCTTTATAATGGTACGTGTGTCCATTATAATCAGAGAAAGCGGGAAGGTCCCAATGTTCCTTGATGCTGTTCTCGATAAGTCCTAAGAAACGATTTTCCATGAAAATATGTTTATTGAATAACCATGAAAACAAATTGATTGTTGCAAATATAGTAAAAATACACATGCAATAATTTTGTTTATTCTTTAAAAGTATTTATGTTTGCGAGACAGATGTAACACGATGTAAATAATATGGTTATAAAAGGTTACAGAAAACTTTTCAATTGTTTGATGTTCTATCTTTAAACAGTTCTTTCTCTCCCGGGTATTGCCGCCTGTGGTGCGGTCCATTCTTTTTGTGTTAAATAAATAAACCATCCGAAATGAGTATGATAACAGCTCAGCGTGCACCGAAGAGTGCATCAAACTTTGCTCCTGCAGTGGAAGCTAATGCCTATGGAATGAACGACCGTATCAAACGGTTACGCCGGCTTTCGTTTGAAGCCGAACCCTCTTTGTCTATCGAACGGGCACTGATCGAAACCCGTTTCTATAAAGAAAACTACGGCAAGTATCCTATTCCGGTCCTGAGAGCATTGAACTTTCTGGAAATATGCAAGCATAAGACCATCTATATAGGTAAGGACGAATTGATCGTGGGTGAGCGCGGTCCGGCACCGAAAGCAGTACCCACTTTTCCTGAACTCACCTGCCATAGTGTAGAAGACTTGCATGTATTGAATACCCGTGAATTGCAACGTTATACCATCAGCCAGGAAGATATCG
This is a stretch of genomic DNA from Parabacteroides chongii. It encodes these proteins:
- the ligA gene encoding NAD-dependent DNA ligase LigA — protein: MIEAKIKALRDELEQHNYNYYVLSAPTISDREFDEKMKELQALEEAHPEFADPHSPTQRVGSDLSKEFEQVVHQYPMLSLGNTYSEEEIRDFYERTERALNEPFEIVAELKYDGTSISLIYEDGRLVRAVTRGDGTRGDDVTANVKTIRSVPLKLRGENYPANFELRGEILLPWAEFDRLNKEREEQEEPLFANPRNAASGTLKQQNPAIVASRKLDAYFYYLLGENLPADGHYENLQIARTWGFKIPDVIRKCNSLQDIFDYIAYWDVERKNLPVATDGIVLKVNSLRQQKNLGFTAKSPRWAIAYKFQAERAVTRLNFVSFQVGRTGAVTPVANLEPVLLAGTTVKRASLHNADIIEGLDLHLGDNVYVEKGGEIIPKIVGVDVDSRSMLLGAKVTFIKTCPECGTLLYRPEGEAAHYCPNESGCPPQIKGRIEHFVTRRAMNINMGPETVEDLFEAGLVRNVADLYTLKTEDLLSLERWAEKSARNLMASLEESKQVPFERVLFGLGIRYVGETVAKRLASAFHSMEQLKDASLEALTEVDEIGERIARSVVDYFADEDNRILVARLQVAGLQMAVAEEVLANRSDKLKGLTIVISGTFSQHSRDEYKAMIEQHGGKNSGSVSGKTDYILAGDNMGPAKLEKAAKLGVKIINEDEFLNMLAE
- a CDS encoding AMP-binding protein, with the protein product MENRFLGLIENSIKEHWDLPAFSDYNGHTYHYKDVARRIEKFHIILEHAGIKKGDKVALVGRNSSNWAICFFGILAYGAVAVPILHEFKPDNIHHIVNHSGAKAVLAGANNWENMNEQMMPDVKLFMMLDNFSIIKSKNKDVRVVRDRINEYFGKKYPRSFTSADVKYHTEQPEELAVLNYTSGTTSFSKGVMIPFRSLWSNTQFAYDNLPFIHPGDSVVCMLPMAHMYGLAFEILNCVNKGCHVHFLTRTPSPKIIAEAFARVKPALILAVPLIIEKIVKNKIFPELEKPLIKLLLKVPYLDQKVLDTIAKKLNDSFGGKFGEVVIGGAALNKEVEEFLRSIKFRYTVGYGMTECGPLVAYEQWDTFKKGSVGRIVDRMEVRIDSADPAKEVGEILVRGMNVMLGYYKNPEATKAVMMRDGWMRTGDLGTIDSDGFLYIRGRSKTMILGPNGQNIYPEEIEDRLNNMLYVAESLIISQGGKLVALIYPDWEQVDKAGIQHSEIEKLMQQNVDLLNAEMPSYSKVSCFKLYQEEFEKTPKRSIKRYLYQPAEEN
- a CDS encoding PCMD domain-containing protein, with protein sequence MSPIKNILLFLFAGSQLSTMAGQEKVVPFAFGDMDQWVVREIQESGIIGGNKKHLYELGPTDTIVGNIAYHNKGGSPWANSNVMAKVAGVVKTNTSVFPEKRDDGWCARLETRMESVKVFGLVDIEVVAAGSVFLGTVHEPIKGTKNPQSMLNSGVPFTKKPKAIRFDYKVKSAPEKDRIRSTGFSRKSKVAGQDSIAAILFLQKRWEDKEGNVYAKRVGTMVQRYISSTDGWVNDATYPIMYGNISSHPDFEPYMRIQVEERYTMNSQGKSVPIQEIGWAEEDEEPTHMVLQFTSSHGGAYIGSPGNTFWIDNVKLIY
- the dapA gene encoding 4-hydroxy-tetrahydrodipicolinate synthase, yielding MADINLKGMGVALITPFKEDESVDYDALGKLVDYQLQNGTDYLVVLGTTAETPTLTEEEKKKIVDLIVTKVNGRIPIVLGVGGNCTRTIVDKLKNDNFDGIDAILSVVPYYNKPSQEGIYQHYKAIAEATKLPIVLYNVPGRTGVNMSAATTLRIAREFKNVVAVKEASGNITQMDDIIKNKPANFNVISGDDGITFPLITLGAIGVISVIGNAFPREFSRMVRLALAGDYDNARKIHHGFTELFELLFVDGNPAGAKSMLNAMGFIENKLRLPLVPTRITTFEKIRDVLRQLSIKC
- a CDS encoding sulfotransferase family protein, whose amino-acid sequence is MGLLEFDKLPINTLVGADWKTFKAVTADKTIDKGFRNKYYLTKSVCRLLSLLQPFEDARYRKIADKPLEMDPVFILGHWRSGTTFVHNVFSCDKHFGYNTTYQTVFPNLMLWGQPFFKKNMSFLMPDKRPTDNMELKVDLPQEEEFALANMMPYTYYNFWFFPKHMLEYCDRYLLFDNATEEELKIFKETFLKLVKISLWNTHGSQFLSKNPPHTGRVKTLLEMFPNAKFIYLKRNPYTVFESTRSFFTNTIQPLRLQDITNEQIESNLIEVYRRLFYKFEEQKGLIPEGNLVEVKFEDFEQDAYAMTEDIYRKLNLPGFEASKDEIGKYLGKKKGYKKNQYKYDDRTVKIVEENWGMALKEWGYSL
- a CDS encoding DUF6913 domain-containing protein, which gives rise to MRLTNHFIRKKVKELAGQAGKRQSHFCTLKDARHILVLFDAGDSSVVEPCLETLRMMHKNINVCTYVSGDTVPEVNPSYMVVHAKTDLDMWYIPQDAILKKFCACDADILIDLTRGGNYVMQYLLLKHPGTFKVGARSSELDLYDLTISVTENADIKHIFGHILFYLQTIRSK